One window of Paludibacter propionicigenes WB4 genomic DNA carries:
- the sucD gene encoding succinate--CoA ligase subunit alpha — MSILVNKNTKLLVQGITGRDGKFHTGKMREYGTNVVAGVSPGKEGVVLDGVPVFNSVASAVEATGANTSIIFVPAAFAADAILEASEAGIELVIAISEGLPIQDMIRITPILKQNGTLLIGPNCPGLITPGESLVGILPANIFKKGNIGFISRSGTLTYEVVNLLTENDFGQTTCVGIGGDPVAGLYFIDLLERFENDPETIAVVVIGEIGGDAEEQAAQFIADKMTKPVVAFIAGQTAPPGKRMGHAGAIISSGSGTAAEKIAAFNKAGVPVAKEPNEIPELLRQKLQNR, encoded by the coding sequence ATGAGCATATTAGTCAATAAAAACACAAAATTATTAGTTCAGGGAATAACCGGTAGAGATGGTAAATTTCATACCGGAAAAATGAGAGAATACGGAACAAATGTAGTGGCAGGAGTTTCTCCGGGAAAAGAAGGGGTGGTTCTTGATGGTGTACCAGTTTTTAATTCTGTTGCCAGTGCAGTTGAAGCTACGGGAGCAAATACTTCGATAATATTTGTACCTGCTGCATTTGCGGCCGATGCCATTCTCGAGGCTTCTGAGGCCGGAATTGAACTTGTGATCGCCATCAGCGAAGGTCTACCAATACAAGACATGATTCGGATAACTCCCATTCTAAAGCAGAACGGAACACTTCTAATTGGGCCCAATTGCCCGGGATTAATTACTCCGGGTGAATCTCTGGTCGGCATTTTACCTGCCAACATCTTCAAAAAAGGGAATATCGGATTTATATCACGAAGTGGAACTTTGACTTATGAAGTTGTAAATCTACTGACTGAAAACGATTTTGGTCAAACAACTTGCGTAGGAATTGGTGGAGACCCTGTTGCCGGATTATATTTTATTGATCTATTGGAACGATTTGAAAATGATCCTGAAACAATAGCAGTAGTAGTTATCGGCGAAATTGGTGGAGATGCAGAAGAACAAGCAGCTCAGTTTATAGCCGATAAAATGACAAAACCTGTTGTGGCATTTATAGCCGGCCAAACAGCTCCTCCCGGAAAAAGGATGGGACATGCCGGAGCTATTATTTCAAGCGGATCCGGAACAGCAGCTGAAAAAATTGCAGCTTTTAATAAAGCAGGAGTACCAGTGGCGAAAGAACCAAATGAAATTCCTGAATTATTAAGACAGAAACTACAAAACAGGTAA
- a CDS encoding RNA polymerase sigma factor, whose product MNPTEEELLLQLSQPKSRSSAFSIVVRTYQERLYWHIRKMVLSHDDANDVLQNTFMKAWNGIEGFRGDSQFSTWLYRIATNETLTFLTNKRMRSQNSVDNVEESLLQNLQADNYFSGTDIQMKLQKAILTLPEKQRLVFNMKYFDDIKYEEMETILGTSVGALKASYHYAVKKIEKYLLEEE is encoded by the coding sequence ATGAATCCAACTGAAGAGGAATTACTACTTCAACTAAGTCAGCCGAAAAGCAGAAGCAGTGCATTTTCAATTGTTGTTCGTACCTATCAGGAGCGGCTTTATTGGCACATCCGGAAAATGGTACTTTCTCACGATGATGCGAATGATGTTTTGCAGAATACATTTATGAAGGCTTGGAATGGTATTGAAGGGTTTAGGGGTGATTCTCAGTTTTCTACTTGGCTTTATAGAATAGCAACAAATGAAACATTGACATTTTTGACCAATAAAAGGATGAGGAGTCAGAATTCGGTGGATAATGTAGAAGAATCCTTACTTCAGAATTTGCAGGCTGATAATTATTTTAGCGGTACCGATATTCAAATGAAATTACAAAAGGCAATACTGACACTGCCTGAAAAACAGAGGTTGGTATTTAACATGAAGTACTTTGATGATATAAAGTATGAAGAGATGGAAACGATACTCGGAACCAGCGTAGGAGCCTTGAAAGCTTCGTATCATTATGCTGTAAAAAAAATTGAGAAATATTTATTGGAAGAAGAATAA
- a CDS encoding sulfate/molybdate ABC transporter ATP-binding protein has protein sequence MLKIDIKRAMLTSEGKTNLEVTAEIQDNELLCLFGHSGAGKTTLLRILAGLTKPDKGRIVFNDTVWFDSEKKINISPQQRNVGYMFQDYALFPNMTVEKNISFAQKEKDKDEVNKLMELFDLDALKNQHPAKLSGGQKQRVALARALASKPNVLLLDEPLSALDFDMRLALQHEIRKAHELLNTVTCLVSHDLQEVFHLASSVILIKNGTVINQGKPADVFSGKQDFYPKQAY, from the coding sequence ATGTTGAAAATCGATATAAAACGAGCCATGCTCACTTCCGAAGGCAAAACGAATCTGGAAGTAACCGCGGAAATTCAAGACAACGAATTGCTGTGTTTGTTCGGGCATTCAGGAGCAGGAAAAACAACCCTGCTGCGCATACTGGCCGGATTGACTAAACCTGATAAGGGTCGAATTGTGTTTAATGATACTGTTTGGTTTGATTCTGAGAAAAAAATAAACATTTCACCACAACAGCGAAATGTGGGTTACATGTTTCAGGACTACGCACTCTTTCCTAATATGACTGTTGAGAAAAATATCAGCTTCGCTCAAAAGGAAAAAGATAAAGATGAAGTAAATAAGCTGATGGAGCTTTTTGATCTGGATGCTTTGAAAAATCAACATCCGGCTAAGCTATCCGGAGGACAGAAACAACGGGTGGCACTGGCTCGTGCTTTGGCATCCAAACCCAATGTTCTGCTGCTTGACGAACCGCTCTCTGCACTTGATTTTGATATGCGACTTGCTCTGCAACACGAAATACGCAAGGCTCACGAGCTACTTAACACCGTTACATGTTTAGTTAGTCATGACTTACAAGAAGTTTTTCATTTGGCATCATCAGTCATCTTGATTAAAAACGGAACGGTAATTAATCAGGGAAAACCTGCCGATGTATTCTCCGGTAAGCAAGATTTCTACCCTAAACAAGCATATTAA
- the modB gene encoding molybdate ABC transporter permease subunit — MDQDFINTLLLTGKLAGWTTIILFIIGFPVAYLLAYKRFPLKPVFEALISMPLVLPPTVLGFYMLVAYSPQNAFGRFLEQHFNTRLAFSFQGVLIASVLFSLPFMIQPLQNGLTSIPKSFRETAYTLGKSEFTTFIRVLIPNMIPSIITAAAMTFAHCIGEFGVVIMVGGNMPGETRVASIAIYDEVQAMNYQAANQYSFILFIISLLILTLIYSINGKKKIFF, encoded by the coding sequence ATGGATCAAGACTTTATAAACACACTTTTACTAACAGGCAAATTAGCCGGCTGGACTACCATAATACTTTTTATAATCGGGTTTCCGGTTGCATACCTGCTGGCTTATAAACGATTTCCACTAAAACCGGTTTTTGAAGCTTTGATAAGCATGCCACTGGTATTGCCACCAACTGTACTTGGATTTTATATGCTGGTGGCTTACAGTCCGCAAAATGCCTTTGGGAGATTCTTGGAGCAACACTTCAATACCAGATTGGCATTTAGTTTCCAGGGTGTGTTGATAGCCAGTGTACTTTTCAGTTTACCATTTATGATACAACCGCTGCAAAACGGACTGACAAGTATTCCGAAAAGTTTCAGAGAAACTGCATATACCTTGGGTAAGTCGGAATTTACAACTTTTATCAGGGTATTGATTCCCAATATGATTCCTTCAATTATCACAGCCGCAGCTATGACTTTTGCTCATTGTATAGGCGAATTTGGTGTGGTGATAATGGTTGGTGGAAATATGCCCGGCGAAACCCGTGTGGCTTCCATAGCTATTTACGACGAAGTACAAGCAATGAATTACCAGGCTGCCAATCAGTATTCGTTTATTTTGTTTATCATTTCTTTGCTCATTCTTACGCTGATTTATAGCATTAATGGCAAGAAAAAAATCTTCTTTTGA
- a CDS encoding alginate export family protein, translating to MKKEIIKAILLAAIAIPQFTTAQNVVIDGEIRPRVEYRDGLSKPLPETTDPGVSAIQRTRLGMTFTSGLLNTQITLQDSRTFGQNPNASSDATVGIFEAWAEMLLMPGGSFKIGRQAIKYDDNRLFSASAWSNTGTSHDMALFKYCVNDFQGHIGVAYNNNNIISSETYYTPKSNYRYMGYIWLTKDLVKGLNLSLIGVDEGVQDTTGTKAGVNYMKTKMNHAYTYGGNLKYSDENSPIGVFATAYFQSGKSATKSTLAGKLLAIKVDYKFSNIIVANVGTDYLSGDNTTDGTQSNFKKLYGTDHSFNGAMEYWKTPLNQGLLDYYAGVTGKINKALSIDGTFHLFNSEFSGKNSKGIAFGKDLGSELDIIVNYKLNSWTNIQGGWCTYFSNNNTLAAKSITTSATIPAVRTPQWAYIMFTIKPKFL from the coding sequence ATGAAAAAAGAAATTATTAAAGCTATATTACTTGCTGCAATTGCAATTCCGCAATTTACAACTGCCCAGAACGTAGTCATTGATGGAGAAATACGTCCCAGAGTAGAATATCGGGATGGGTTAAGCAAACCGTTACCCGAAACAACCGATCCAGGCGTATCGGCCATCCAACGAACCCGATTAGGAATGACTTTTACCAGTGGATTACTGAACACTCAGATTACACTGCAAGATTCAAGAACTTTCGGACAAAATCCTAATGCTTCGAGTGATGCAACAGTAGGTATATTTGAAGCATGGGCAGAAATGCTCCTAATGCCCGGCGGATCGTTCAAAATAGGAAGGCAGGCAATTAAATATGATGATAACAGATTATTTTCAGCTTCGGCCTGGAGTAATACCGGGACTTCGCATGACATGGCATTATTTAAGTATTGTGTAAATGACTTTCAGGGACATATTGGAGTCGCGTATAATAATAACAATATAATCTCATCAGAAACATATTATACCCCAAAATCAAACTATCGTTACATGGGATATATCTGGTTGACAAAAGATTTAGTCAAAGGATTAAATTTGAGCTTGATAGGCGTTGATGAAGGTGTGCAGGACACAACAGGAACAAAAGCAGGAGTAAACTATATGAAAACCAAGATGAATCATGCATACACTTACGGAGGTAATTTAAAATACTCTGACGAAAATTCACCGATTGGTGTATTTGCCACAGCTTATTTTCAGTCGGGTAAGAGTGCAACTAAATCTACTTTGGCGGGTAAATTATTAGCCATTAAAGTTGATTATAAGTTCTCGAATATTATCGTCGCCAATGTAGGAACCGATTATCTATCCGGAGACAATACAACCGATGGAACTCAGTCAAATTTTAAAAAATTGTATGGTACCGATCACAGTTTTAATGGTGCAATGGAGTATTGGAAAACACCGCTAAATCAGGGATTGTTGGATTATTATGCAGGAGTAACGGGTAAAATCAACAAGGCATTAAGCATAGACGGAACATTTCACCTCTTTAATTCCGAGTTCTCGGGAAAAAATTCTAAAGGAATAGCATTTGGCAAAGATTTAGGTTCCGAGTTGGATATAATTGTCAATTACAAGCTAAATTCATGGACAAATATTCAAGGTGGGTGGTGTACATATTTTAGCAACAATAATACACTTGCAGCAAAGAGCATTACAACTTCCGCCACCATTCCGGCTGTGAGAACTCCACAATGGGCGTACATAATGTTCACAATTAAACCAAAGTTCCTATAG
- a CDS encoding ArsC/Spx/MgsR family protein, which translates to MIIHFYEKPGCINNTKQKKLLEESGHTVIAHSILTQSWTPETLRKYFGSLSIVDWFNPASPRIKNGEIIPEKINEATALQHMVKDPILIRRPLINAQGELICGFDNKAIVRLTANKDIHHLLTCPNLEKDTNCNNSISKISFDL; encoded by the coding sequence ATGATTATACATTTTTACGAAAAACCAGGCTGTATCAACAATACAAAACAAAAAAAGCTACTGGAAGAAAGTGGTCATACAGTAATAGCTCATTCAATACTTACACAATCATGGACTCCTGAAACACTCAGAAAATATTTTGGGAGTCTTTCAATTGTAGATTGGTTTAATCCGGCATCCCCAAGAATTAAAAATGGAGAAATCATTCCTGAAAAAATAAATGAAGCAACAGCTTTGCAACACATGGTAAAGGATCCAATACTTATTCGTCGTCCTCTGATAAACGCGCAAGGTGAACTTATATGTGGATTTGACAATAAAGCTATCGTCAGATTGACCGCCAACAAAGACATACATCATTTACTCACGTGCCCTAATCTTGAAAAAGATACTAATTGCAATAACTCAATTTCCAAAATTTCTTTTGATTTATAA
- the modA gene encoding molybdate ABC transporter substrate-binding protein, translated as MKRIIISLAILLATITVSAQKVNVAAAANLRYVLEEIKTAYLKQNPKAKVNLTFGASGTLVQQIQNGASFDFFMAADNEFPLKLKEKGLTTEPMSTYAFGKLAIYSTTLDVSKQGLDVLKSSAIKKIAIANPETAPYGERAVQLLKSQKLYESLKSKIVLGENISQTAQFAFTGNAEIGFVALSLALAPDMAGKGDYYIVPQSMYQPIEQACILIKTQVLNTEAAKFKKFVLSPNSKAIWEKWGYGLASGK; from the coding sequence ATGAAACGAATAATTATCTCATTAGCGATATTGCTCGCTACAATAACAGTATCGGCTCAGAAAGTAAACGTAGCTGCAGCAGCCAATTTACGGTATGTATTGGAAGAAATCAAAACGGCATATTTAAAACAAAACCCGAAAGCAAAGGTAAATCTCACATTTGGGGCTTCAGGCACACTGGTACAACAGATTCAGAATGGCGCATCGTTCGATTTCTTTATGGCCGCCGACAATGAATTTCCTTTAAAATTAAAAGAAAAGGGATTAACTACAGAACCAATGTCAACTTATGCTTTTGGAAAGCTCGCAATCTATAGTACGACTCTCGACGTTAGCAAACAAGGTCTGGACGTTTTAAAAAGTTCTGCTATCAAGAAAATTGCAATTGCCAATCCTGAAACAGCTCCATACGGAGAAAGGGCAGTACAATTACTCAAATCTCAGAAACTTTACGAGAGTTTGAAATCTAAAATCGTGTTAGGAGAAAATATATCACAAACAGCGCAATTTGCTTTTACAGGAAATGCAGAAATTGGATTCGTGGCTCTGTCGTTGGCTTTAGCTCCTGACATGGCCGGAAAAGGTGACTACTACATTGTACCACAATCCATGTATCAACCTATTGAACAAGCATGTATCTTAATAAAAACACAGGTACTAAATACCGAAGCAGCTAAATTTAAAAAGTTTGTATTATCACCAAATTCTAAAGCTATTTGGGAAAAATGGGGATACGGATTAGCCTCCGGTAAATAG
- a CDS encoding TOBE domain-containing protein yields the protein MKLSTRNQLKGQVTSITEGAINAEVILTLPGRTEIVSVVTNGAIKSLDLKKGDTAYALIKSSSVIIGIDVKKISARNVLTGKISSIIEGSVNDEVSIDLGSGFTITAVITKSSVASLELALGVEASAIVKASSVILAVD from the coding sequence ATGAAATTAAGTACAAGAAACCAACTGAAAGGGCAGGTAACTTCTATAACCGAAGGAGCAATAAATGCTGAAGTTATACTTACTTTACCTGGTAGGACTGAAATTGTATCAGTGGTAACAAATGGTGCAATAAAAAGTCTGGATTTGAAAAAAGGAGATACAGCTTATGCGCTTATAAAATCATCGAGCGTAATAATTGGAATCGATGTGAAAAAAATAAGCGCTCGCAATGTATTGACAGGCAAGATATCCTCAATTATTGAAGGGTCTGTTAATGATGAAGTTTCAATAGATTTGGGAAGTGGCTTCACTATTACTGCGGTAATTACTAAATCATCTGTTGCTTCACTAGAGTTAGCTTTGGGTGTGGAAGCGAGTGCAATAGTTAAGGCATCCTCTGTTATTCTTGCGGTAGATTAA
- a CDS encoding winged helix-turn-helix domain-containing protein: MKNPSFNMAAELSFYREGEIFLSNLQIRLMKQVILDGSIHAAAKNLKMSYQHAWHLLDKVNRLSPLPVVIRQKGGRDGGGCVVSNYGLKLIRTFEAKEIALKEFLANNKADFDTCFF, from the coding sequence ATGAAGAATCCGTCATTTAATATGGCTGCAGAGCTTTCATTTTATCGCGAAGGTGAAATTTTTCTCAGCAATTTACAAATCCGACTAATGAAGCAAGTTATTCTGGACGGATCAATTCATGCAGCTGCCAAAAATCTAAAAATGTCCTATCAACACGCTTGGCATCTACTAGACAAGGTGAACCGATTATCGCCACTACCAGTAGTCATAAGACAAAAAGGAGGACGAGATGGAGGAGGCTGCGTTGTTAGCAACTATGGACTGAAACTAATCAGGACATTTGAAGCTAAGGAAATTGCTTTGAAGGAATTCTTGGCCAATAACAAGGCTGATTTTGACACCTGTTTTTTTTAA
- the sucC gene encoding ADP-forming succinate--CoA ligase subunit beta: MKIHEYQARQLFRKYGIPVPEDVLCYTVSEVEKAAKDLNRMVVVKAQVLVGGRGKAGGVKLARNVEDAVSAAKQILGMDIKGYKVEKVLVADAVDISKEFYVGLINDRNSKTVTLMASSEGGVEIEEVAKENPEKIIKFHINPLTGLLDYQARDIALQLFGEIKTAQKAASIFKKLYKLYVETDATIAEINPLVLTPDNEVLAIDGKMNFDDNALFRQPEILAMREPDEDELVEIDAHSKGLSYIRLDGNIGCMVNGAGLAMATMDMIKLYGGEPANFLDIGGSSSPQKVIDAMNILLNDKHVKAVMINIFGGITRCDDVAKGLIKAMEVISTDIPIVVRLSGTNAAEGLELLKQTNLPTVSSMSEAAQLAIELSNNLIFTPHK, from the coding sequence ATGAAAATTCACGAATATCAAGCCAGACAATTGTTCAGGAAATACGGAATACCAGTTCCGGAAGATGTATTATGTTATACTGTAAGCGAAGTAGAAAAAGCCGCTAAGGATTTAAACCGAATGGTAGTAGTTAAAGCTCAGGTTTTAGTAGGTGGAAGAGGTAAAGCAGGTGGAGTTAAGCTTGCCAGAAATGTAGAGGATGCTGTTTCTGCAGCAAAACAGATTTTGGGAATGGATATAAAGGGATATAAAGTTGAAAAGGTTTTGGTAGCCGATGCAGTAGACATCTCTAAAGAATTTTATGTCGGACTAATTAACGACAGGAATAGCAAGACGGTAACTTTAATGGCAAGCTCAGAAGGAGGAGTTGAAATTGAAGAAGTTGCAAAAGAAAACCCTGAGAAGATTATTAAATTTCATATTAATCCTCTTACTGGATTACTTGACTACCAGGCAAGGGATATAGCGTTACAGCTTTTTGGAGAAATCAAAACTGCCCAAAAGGCTGCTTCTATTTTCAAGAAGCTATATAAATTGTACGTAGAAACAGATGCAACTATTGCTGAAATAAATCCATTGGTGCTTACTCCAGACAACGAGGTACTTGCCATAGATGGAAAAATGAATTTTGATGATAATGCACTTTTCCGTCAGCCTGAGATTTTGGCAATGCGAGAACCCGATGAAGATGAATTAGTGGAAATTGATGCTCATAGCAAAGGATTATCTTATATCCGCTTGGATGGAAATATAGGTTGCATGGTCAATGGAGCTGGATTGGCAATGGCTACTATGGATATGATTAAATTGTATGGTGGAGAACCAGCTAATTTTCTGGATATTGGCGGTAGTTCAAGTCCGCAAAAAGTGATTGACGCCATGAACATTCTGCTAAACGACAAACATGTAAAAGCCGTAATGATCAATATTTTTGGTGGAATAACACGATGCGACGATGTAGCGAAAGGGCTTATAAAGGCTATGGAGGTGATATCAACAGATATACCGATTGTAGTACGACTCTCAGGAACGAATGCAGCAGAAGGACTTGAGTTACTAAAACAAACCAATCTTCCTACAGTAAGTTCAATGAGCGAAGCTGCTCAGCTAGCAATAGAACTTAGCAACAACCTTATTTTTACACCACATAAATAA
- a CDS encoding CCE_0567 family metalloprotein, which yields MTTEEIKEIEKAVTKARFILSQKAGALHDLIEDRLPADYMEIPEYAEATYLACKAWDELNKKLIECKKEIQ from the coding sequence ATGACAACAGAAGAAATAAAAGAAATAGAAAAAGCCGTAACAAAAGCACGCTTTATTCTATCGCAAAAAGCAGGTGCTTTACATGATTTAATAGAAGATCGTTTGCCTGCCGATTACATGGAAATTCCTGAATATGCCGAAGCCACATACTTGGCATGTAAGGCCTGGGATGAACTAAATAAAAAACTCATTGAATGCAAAAAAGAAATACAATAA
- a CDS encoding NAD(P)-dependent oxidoreductase, which yields MNLFSTSGNLKEKKRVLVSTRLLREGFSQLEEHFEVAFPENEVFSRNEILQLLPSFDAFVPTFQFKVDKDIIDAGQDRLKIIANFGVGYNNIDIDYACRKNILVTNTPDPVIEPTAEQAFALMLAAARRVAECDRKLRLKDGLKWGVLENLGQTLYGKTIGIVGMGRIGQSLARRALANGMKIVYYNRTKLPLDIENLYQAEWMELDNLLSASDVVSLHVPLTNETFHLIDSKKLARMKTTAILINTARGPVVNELDLVKVLKDRRIYAAALDVYEFEPIINQELLQMDNVVLAPHNGTATIEARNDMARLVSQNIIRYFAGRTDINRVN from the coding sequence ATGAATTTATTTTCGACATCGGGTAATTTAAAGGAGAAAAAGCGAGTTCTTGTTTCTACACGTTTGCTACGCGAAGGTTTCTCACAGTTAGAAGAACATTTTGAAGTTGCATTTCCGGAAAATGAAGTTTTCTCCAGAAATGAAATACTTCAACTGCTACCTTCATTTGATGCATTTGTTCCTACATTTCAATTTAAAGTAGATAAAGATATTATAGATGCAGGTCAGGATCGGCTGAAGATTATAGCTAATTTTGGCGTAGGGTATAATAACATTGATATTGACTATGCATGTCGTAAAAATATTCTTGTAACGAATACTCCTGATCCTGTAATTGAGCCAACTGCCGAGCAAGCATTCGCGTTAATGCTGGCTGCAGCTCGCAGAGTTGCCGAATGCGATAGAAAATTAAGGCTTAAGGATGGTTTAAAGTGGGGAGTTTTGGAAAATTTAGGTCAGACTCTCTATGGCAAAACAATTGGAATAGTGGGGATGGGTCGGATAGGGCAGTCATTAGCCAGACGAGCTCTAGCCAATGGAATGAAAATTGTTTATTATAACAGAACAAAGCTTCCATTGGACATTGAAAATCTTTATCAGGCTGAGTGGATGGAGCTGGATAATTTATTGTCAGCAAGTGATGTGGTATCATTGCATGTGCCGCTGACTAATGAAACTTTTCATCTGATAGATAGTAAAAAACTGGCGCGAATGAAGACAACAGCTATTCTAATTAATACGGCCAGAGGTCCGGTAGTAAATGAATTGGACTTGGTTAAGGTACTGAAAGATAGACGAATTTATGCAGCAGCACTGGACGTGTATGAATTTGAACCTATTATTAATCAGGAACTTTTGCAAATGGATAACGTGGTTTTGGCTCCCCACAACGGAACTGCCACTATTGAAGCAAGAAATGATATGGCAAGGCTTGTTTCACAAAATATAATTCGTTACTTTGCAGGGCGTACAGACATAAATAGAGTCAATTAA
- a CDS encoding OmpA family protein, which translates to MKKKSLLLVGLLSMVLFAGAQTDNNKVAIGLYFGKNEYKGDLGNGIFNFNKAFYGFGGVSFATYISPSFDLSLQGNYGNYGYFPTSNTLTNMLGSKYEGTLSLHYKFNNGYLLSKELKLSPFVEVGVGFASYSKNGQSVTDRINTGGSDVIVPLGVGLKYQFNDAFALQYKFVYNLTNKDDRDFVVSGSKDKFAEHSIGLIFSFGSPKDADGDGVSDKLDKCPNTPKGVEVDAFGCPIDTDGDGVADYLDKCPNTPAGAAVDANGCPLDSDGDGVPDYLDKCPNTPKGIKVDAAGCPLDSDGDGVPDSLDKCPNTPKGVKVNASGCPLDSDGDGVPDNIDKCPDTPKGVKVDTSGCPIDTDGDGVPDYLDKCPTVPGIAANKGCPEVKAETKKIFAQALQGIQFESGKDVIKKSSFAILNKVVKVMNDNPSYNLEINGHTDNQGAAAMNLTLSQKRADAVKAYLTKNGVDAGKLAAKGFGQTVPVADNATAAGRAKNRRVEFKVNF; encoded by the coding sequence ATGAAAAAAAAGAGTTTATTATTGGTTGGTTTATTATCAATGGTTTTGTTTGCCGGTGCTCAGACAGATAACAATAAAGTTGCTATCGGTCTTTACTTTGGAAAGAACGAATACAAAGGAGATTTAGGTAATGGTATTTTCAACTTTAACAAAGCTTTTTATGGTTTTGGAGGGGTGTCATTTGCTACTTATATTTCACCTTCATTTGATTTAAGTCTTCAGGGTAACTATGGGAATTACGGGTACTTCCCTACTTCAAACACCTTGACCAACATGTTAGGTTCTAAGTATGAAGGAACTTTATCTTTACATTACAAATTCAATAATGGGTACTTGTTAAGTAAAGAACTCAAGCTATCTCCATTTGTAGAAGTAGGTGTGGGCTTTGCTTCTTACTCAAAGAATGGGCAAAGTGTTACCGACAGAATTAATACCGGAGGTTCGGACGTTATTGTTCCTCTGGGAGTTGGTTTAAAATACCAATTTAATGACGCTTTTGCTTTACAATATAAGTTCGTGTATAATCTAACTAATAAAGATGACCGTGATTTTGTAGTATCAGGTAGTAAAGATAAATTTGCTGAACATTCAATCGGTTTGATTTTCTCATTTGGTTCTCCTAAAGATGCAGACGGCGATGGCGTTTCTGACAAATTAGATAAATGTCCAAATACTCCTAAAGGTGTAGAGGTTGATGCTTTTGGTTGCCCAATTGATACAGATGGCGATGGCGTGGCAGATTATCTTGATAAATGTCCAAACACACCAGCCGGTGCAGCTGTTGATGCTAATGGTTGTCCACTTGACAGTGATGGTGATGGTGTTCCGGATTACCTTGACAAATGTCCGAATACCCCTAAAGGTATAAAGGTAGATGCAGCGGGTTGTCCACTTGACAGTGATGGTGATGGTGTTCCGGATTCTCTTGACAAATGTCCAAATACTCCTAAGGGTGTGAAGGTAAATGCTTCAGGTTGTCCTTTAGATAGTGACGGCGATGGTGTTCCAGATAATATTGATAAGTGCCCTGATACTCCTAAGGGAGTAAAAGTAGATACGAGTGGTTGTCCGATTGATACTGATGGCGATGGAGTTCCGGATTATTTAGATAAATGTCCAACAGTTCCGGGTATAGCTGCAAATAAAGGTTGTCCAGAAGTAAAGGCTGAAACTAAGAAAATATTTGCTCAGGCTTTGCAGGGAATTCAATTTGAATCAGGTAAAGATGTTATCAAGAAATCTTCTTTCGCTATCCTGAATAAGGTAGTAAAAGTAATGAATGATAATCCATCTTATAACCTTGAAATCAATGGTCATACAGATAATCAGGGTGCTGCTGCAATGAATCTAACATTGTCGCAAAAACGTGCCGATGCCGTTAAAGCATACTTGACTAAGAATGGAGTTGATGCAGGTAAATTAGCGGCTAAAGGTTTTGGACAAACCGTGCCTGTTGCTGATAATGCAACTGCTGCCGGAAGAGCTAAAAACCGTAGAGTAGAGTTCAAAGTAAATTTCTAA